From Desulfuromonas sp. KJ2020, one genomic window encodes:
- the fliQ gene encoding flagellar biosynthesis protein FliQ, translating to MTPEFVVDIGRQAVETVLLMAAPMLLAALIIGLIISIFQAATQINEQTMTFIPKIVAVLVTLLIFAPWMIKIMLAFTLGIFEGLATVGT from the coding sequence ATGACTCCGGAATTTGTTGTTGACATAGGACGCCAGGCGGTAGAGACAGTTCTGCTGATGGCTGCCCCCATGCTGCTGGCCGCTTTGATAATCGGCCTGATTATCAGTATTTTCCAGGCCGCCACCCAGATCAACGAGCAGACCATGACCTTCATTCCCAAGATCGTGGCGGTGTTGGTGACCCTGCTTATTTTCGCCCCCTGGATGATCAAAATCATGCTCGCCTTCACCCTGGGCATCTTTGAAGGTCTGGCCACTGTCGGAACCTGA
- a CDS encoding MinD/ParA family protein — protein MMETVQKYVDQAGTLRSLSGRLAGQDKVAVAGTKTTRVISVTSGKGGVGKTAVVSNMAVALARLGKKVLIIDADLGLANVDVVFGLAPRYNLNHFFAGEQSLQDIMVEGPAGIHILPAGSGVQKFTRLDSSQKMRFMDDLDNLHGEFDIVLIDTEAGISENVTYFNVAAQDILVVTTPEPTAITDAYALMKLLSIQYHEKRFNLIVNSVRNNDEALDVYRKLTMVSGRYLDISIDFLGGIPFDRRMHEAVRRQRVMVELFPTTKVSAAFESLAGQLTSGSREAQAKGSLQFFWKKLMSFGSGG, from the coding sequence ATGATGGAAACTGTACAGAAATATGTGGACCAGGCTGGAACCCTGCGCTCCCTCTCCGGCCGACTGGCCGGACAGGACAAGGTGGCGGTGGCCGGAACGAAGACGACCCGCGTCATTTCCGTCACCAGCGGCAAAGGGGGGGTCGGCAAGACCGCCGTCGTTTCCAACATGGCTGTGGCGCTGGCCCGTCTGGGGAAAAAGGTGCTGATTATCGATGCCGACCTCGGCCTGGCCAACGTCGACGTCGTCTTCGGCCTGGCGCCGCGCTACAACCTGAACCATTTCTTTGCCGGCGAACAGAGCCTGCAGGATATCATGGTCGAGGGACCGGCCGGCATTCACATTCTGCCCGCCGGCTCGGGGGTTCAGAAATTCACCCGTCTCGATTCCTCGCAGAAGATGCGCTTCATGGATGATCTGGACAACCTGCACGGCGAATTCGATATCGTCCTCATCGATACCGAAGCCGGCATTTCCGAGAACGTCACCTATTTCAACGTGGCCGCCCAGGACATTCTGGTGGTGACGACGCCGGAGCCGACGGCAATCACCGACGCCTACGCGCTGATGAAGCTGCTCTCCATCCAGTATCACGAAAAACGCTTCAACCTCATTGTCAACTCGGTGCGCAACAATGACGAGGCCCTCGACGTCTACCGCAAGCTCACCATGGTCTCGGGGCGCTATCTCGACATTTCCATCGATTTTCTCGGCGGCATTCCCTTCGATCGCCGCATGCACGAGGCCGTGCGTCGGCAGCGGGTCATGGTCGAGCTCTTTCCCACCACCAAGGTAAGCGCCGCCTTTGAATCCCTGGCCGGCCAGCTCACCTCCGGTTCGCGCGAAGCTCAGGCCAAGGGGTCCCTGCAGTTTTTCTGGAAAAAACTCATGTCTTTCGGCAGCGGAGGCTAG
- the flhB gene encoding flagellar biosynthesis protein FlhB, whose amino-acid sequence MADDSGQEKTEQASEKRRREFREKGQVAQSREVQTAALLTTSLLLWFFYAPFFWAQLSRLVATFWRTAGEFEMTPLSIVNLMTATFGKMALMLAPPLILVLVAGFLASFLQIGWLFTGKPLVPDLKKLDPVEGAKKFVSKRSLVELVKSLAKVLLVGVIAFRAVSAEFEQALYLIDMDVSETVRYVGRVGAVVLLKSSGVLILLAVLDFLFVRWEMEQKMKMSKQEQKEEYKETEGDPYIKSRIRSIQQQVARKRMMAEVPKADVIITNPTHLSIALAYRRGEMEAPQVVAKGADHLAMRIRDLAREHNVPMVENVPVARALYKVEIGREIPEEMFKAVAEILAYVYNVKRNKG is encoded by the coding sequence ATGGCTGACGACAGCGGACAGGAAAAAACCGAACAGGCGTCAGAAAAACGGCGCCGGGAATTTCGCGAAAAAGGGCAGGTGGCTCAGAGCCGGGAAGTGCAGACGGCGGCTTTGCTGACCACGTCGCTGCTGCTCTGGTTCTTTTACGCGCCCTTTTTCTGGGCGCAGCTCTCCAGGCTGGTGGCGACGTTCTGGCGCACCGCCGGCGAATTCGAAATGACGCCCCTGTCCATAGTCAATTTAATGACAGCCACTTTCGGCAAAATGGCCCTGATGCTGGCGCCTCCCCTGATTCTGGTCCTGGTGGCGGGGTTTCTGGCCAGTTTTCTGCAGATCGGCTGGCTCTTCACCGGCAAACCCCTGGTGCCGGACCTCAAAAAGCTCGACCCGGTCGAAGGGGCCAAAAAGTTCGTTTCCAAACGCTCTCTGGTCGAGCTGGTCAAATCTTTGGCCAAAGTCCTCTTGGTCGGCGTTATCGCCTTTCGCGCCGTCAGCGCCGAGTTCGAGCAGGCACTCTACCTGATCGACATGGACGTCAGTGAGACCGTGCGCTACGTAGGCCGGGTCGGGGCGGTCGTGCTGCTCAAGAGCAGCGGCGTCCTTATTTTGTTGGCCGTGCTCGATTTTTTGTTCGTGCGCTGGGAAATGGAACAGAAAATGAAGATGTCCAAGCAGGAACAGAAAGAGGAGTACAAGGAAACGGAAGGCGACCCCTACATCAAGTCGCGCATTCGCTCCATTCAGCAGCAGGTCGCCCGCAAACGCATGATGGCCGAAGTGCCCAAGGCCGATGTCATCATCACCAACCCGACCCACCTCTCCATTGCCCTGGCTTACCGGCGCGGGGAAATGGAGGCGCCACAAGTGGTGGCCAAGGGCGCCGATCATCTGGCCATGCGCATCCGTGACCTCGCCCGCGAGCACAACGTCCCCATGGTGGAGAACGTGCCGGTCGCCCGGGCGCTGTACAAGGTGGAGATTGGTCGGGAGATCCCCGAAGAGATGTTCAAGGCCGTGGCCGAAATCCTGGCCTATGTCTATAACGTAAAGAGGAATAAGGGATGA
- the flhA gene encoding flagellar biosynthesis protein FlhA yields MINVSTLRSLNYKEMLLRSDIMVAVGLVAILLVMIIPLPPILLDIFLSLNITLALLIMIISLYTSRALDFGIFPSVLLATTLFRLSLNVASTRLILLNGDQGPTAAGSVIASFGQFVVGGNYVVGIVVFSILVVINFMVITKGAGRVAEVAARFTLDAMPGKQMAIDADLNAGLVDEQEARTRRKDIAMEAEFYGAMDGASKFVRGDAIAGILITLINIGAGFIIGVMQKGMPMLEAAQNYTILTVGDGLVGQVPALIISTAAGILVTRTAGDGDFGSDIKKQFSLHPRAIWVVSGVLLGFALIPGLPFLPFMLLSIALAFLAYGIDKKVKEAERAARLPVEPEARPEEKEDYEEMLAVDLLELEVGYGLIPFVDAAQDGELLARIRSTRKQFAVSMGFIVPPVHIKDNLQLKPNEYRILLKGVSIAGGEMLPGHYLAMNPGLATENLKGVQTVEPAFNLPATWISEDKKERAQMAGYTVVDCTTVIATHISEIIKRHAHELLGRQEVQNLLDNLGKSYPKLVEELVPNLISLGGVMRILQNLLREQVSIRDLRTILETVADWAPSTQDVDMLTEQVRQALGRQISARYAQDDNVLPLLTLDRSVEETLQRAVQQTDQGAFLNIDPRTAQSILEGLSENLGRFSGASEPVLLCPPTIRPHVKRLTERYLPSLAVISHNEVAPNLKVRSIGTVKLNAS; encoded by the coding sequence ATGATAAACGTAAGCACGCTTCGCTCGCTGAACTACAAAGAGATGCTGCTGCGCAGTGACATCATGGTCGCCGTGGGACTGGTGGCCATTCTGCTGGTGATGATTATCCCGCTGCCGCCCATCCTGCTTGATATTTTTCTTTCCCTCAATATCACCCTGGCCCTGCTGATCATGATCATCAGTCTTTATACGTCCCGGGCTTTGGATTTCGGCATCTTTCCTTCAGTGCTGCTGGCCACAACCCTCTTTCGTCTCTCCCTCAATGTCGCTTCCACCCGGCTGATTCTGCTCAACGGCGACCAGGGGCCGACGGCGGCCGGTTCGGTGATCGCCTCCTTCGGCCAGTTCGTGGTCGGCGGCAACTACGTGGTCGGTATCGTGGTCTTCTCCATCCTGGTGGTCATCAACTTCATGGTTATCACCAAGGGGGCCGGGCGCGTGGCCGAGGTCGCCGCCCGCTTCACCCTCGACGCCATGCCCGGCAAGCAGATGGCCATCGACGCCGACCTTAATGCCGGCCTGGTCGACGAACAGGAGGCCCGCACCCGCCGCAAGGATATCGCCATGGAGGCCGAGTTCTACGGGGCCATGGACGGTGCCAGCAAGTTCGTGCGCGGCGACGCCATCGCCGGCATCCTCATCACCCTGATCAACATCGGCGCCGGTTTTATTATCGGCGTCATGCAGAAGGGCATGCCGATGCTGGAGGCGGCCCAGAACTACACCATCCTCACCGTCGGTGACGGCCTGGTGGGGCAGGTGCCGGCCCTGATCATCTCCACCGCCGCCGGCATCCTGGTGACCCGCACCGCTGGCGACGGCGACTTCGGGTCGGATATCAAGAAGCAGTTTTCCCTGCACCCGCGGGCCATCTGGGTGGTTTCCGGCGTGCTGCTCGGTTTCGCTCTCATCCCGGGCCTGCCTTTTCTGCCCTTCATGCTCCTCTCCATTGCCCTGGCCTTTCTGGCCTACGGCATTGACAAAAAAGTCAAGGAGGCCGAACGGGCCGCCCGCCTGCCGGTGGAGCCGGAAGCGCGTCCGGAGGAGAAGGAGGACTACGAGGAGATGCTGGCGGTGGACCTGCTCGAGTTGGAGGTGGGGTACGGTCTGATTCCTTTCGTCGACGCGGCCCAGGATGGCGAACTGCTGGCCCGCATCCGCTCCACGCGCAAGCAGTTCGCGGTGAGCATGGGCTTCATCGTGCCGCCGGTGCATATCAAGGACAATCTGCAGCTCAAGCCCAACGAATACCGTATCCTCCTCAAGGGGGTTTCCATCGCCGGCGGCGAGATGCTGCCCGGCCACTATCTCGCCATGAATCCGGGGCTGGCCACGGAGAATCTCAAAGGAGTGCAGACGGTGGAACCCGCCTTCAACCTGCCGGCCACCTGGATTTCCGAAGACAAGAAGGAGAGGGCGCAGATGGCCGGTTATACGGTGGTCGACTGTACCACCGTCATTGCCACCCATATCAGCGAGATCATAAAAAGACATGCCCATGAGCTGCTTGGCCGTCAAGAGGTACAGAACTTGCTAGATAACCTCGGCAAGAGCTATCCGAAGCTGGTTGAGGAACTGGTTCCCAACCTGATCAGCCTGGGGGGCGTCATGCGTATCTTGCAGAATTTATTGCGCGAACAGGTTTCCATAAGAGATCTGCGCACCATCCTGGAGACGGTGGCCGACTGGGCGCCTTCCACTCAGGATGTCGATATGCTGACGGAGCAGGTACGGCAGGCCCTGGGACGGCAGATCAGCGCCCGTTATGCCCAGGACGACAATGTGCTGCCGCTGCTCACCCTCGATCGCAGCGTCGAGGAGACGCTGCAGCGGGCGGTGCAGCAGACGGACCAGGGCGCGTTTCTCAATATCGATCCGCGCACGGCCCAGTCCATCCTCGAAGGCTTGAGCGAGAACCTGGGGCGGTTCAGCGGGGCGAGTGAGCCGGTGCTGCTGTGCCCGCCAACAATCCGACCGCATGTCAAAAGGTTGACCGAACGTTATCTGCCGTCGCTGGCGGTCATCTCTCACAACGAGGTGGCCCCCAATCTCAAAGTCAGATCCATCGGAACGGTGAAATTGAATGCAAGTTAA
- the fliR gene encoding flagellar biosynthetic protein FliR, producing the protein MELPLIPVEQFQSFLVCLARVGALIGALPVFSGGQTPMQLRVGLAVTVSLLVYPVVAPYIPAQSFHPVSLAVLVTGETLFGVLVAIIARLIFTAAEFGGTIIGFQMGFAAANVFDPQNQRQIALISQLQNVFAILVFLALDIHHLFLRAIVASYELLPPGGVDFSGEAVPYLMTLVSGMFVLAVKFSAPILAVLLLSSFVLGILSRVFPQLNVFMLSFPINIGLSLIVMGLTLNVLVTMLGREFNALSDRFMQLFELL; encoded by the coding sequence GTGGAACTGCCGCTTATTCCCGTCGAACAATTTCAGAGCTTCCTCGTCTGCCTGGCCCGGGTCGGCGCCCTGATCGGGGCCCTGCCCGTCTTCAGTGGCGGTCAGACCCCCATGCAGTTGCGCGTCGGCCTGGCGGTGACGGTTTCGCTCCTGGTCTACCCGGTGGTGGCGCCCTATATCCCGGCCCAGTCCTTCCATCCCGTCAGTCTGGCGGTGCTGGTGACGGGGGAGACCCTGTTCGGCGTCCTCGTGGCCATTATCGCCCGCCTCATCTTCACGGCCGCGGAGTTTGGCGGCACCATCATTGGTTTTCAGATGGGATTCGCCGCCGCCAACGTCTTCGACCCGCAGAACCAGCGGCAGATCGCTCTTATCTCCCAGTTGCAGAATGTCTTCGCCATCCTGGTCTTTCTGGCGCTTGACATTCACCACCTCTTTTTGCGGGCCATCGTCGCCTCTTATGAGCTGCTGCCGCCGGGTGGGGTCGATTTTTCCGGCGAGGCCGTCCCTTATCTGATGACCCTGGTTTCGGGGATGTTCGTGCTGGCGGTCAAGTTCAGCGCGCCCATCCTGGCCGTGCTGCTGCTGTCCAGCTTCGTGCTGGGCATACTCTCCCGCGTCTTTCCCCAACTCAATGTGTTCATGCTGTCCTTCCCGATCAATATCGGCCTGTCTCTGATCGTGATGGGATTGACCCTCAACGTGCTGGTTACCATGCTCGGGCGCGAATTCAATGCGCTCAGCGACCGTTTCATGCAGCTCTTTGAGCTGCTTTAA
- a CDS encoding FliA/WhiG family RNA polymerase sigma factor — MNKAFGYGQAEGDERSRLIQSHLPTVSLVVDRMMCQVPSFLTRDDVTSAAMMGLLDAANRFDPSRGILFKTFAEHRIRGAIFDEVRKMDWFSRSLRDKQSRVAEAMNALEHQLGRSPEEEEVAQAMGIALAEYRDTLGQIGHLGCVSLHETLDDSDEGRSFLDSLEDTDSKNPEERLAEHQLTHELAAHLEKLTEKERLVISLYYYEELSQKEIAEVLELSEGRVSQLHSQALLKLKVKMQKRQP, encoded by the coding sequence ATGAACAAAGCGTTTGGATATGGCCAGGCAGAGGGCGACGAGCGCTCCCGGCTGATCCAGTCGCATCTGCCGACGGTCAGCCTGGTGGTCGATCGCATGATGTGCCAGGTGCCATCCTTTCTGACCCGCGACGACGTCACCAGCGCCGCCATGATGGGACTGCTCGACGCGGCCAATCGTTTTGACCCTTCGCGGGGCATCCTCTTCAAAACCTTTGCCGAACACCGCATTCGCGGCGCCATCTTTGATGAAGTCCGCAAGATGGACTGGTTCTCCCGCTCCTTGCGCGATAAGCAGTCGCGGGTGGCCGAAGCGATGAACGCGCTGGAGCATCAGCTCGGCCGCAGTCCCGAGGAGGAAGAAGTCGCGCAGGCCATGGGGATCGCCCTGGCCGAATACCGGGACACCCTCGGTCAAATCGGTCATCTCGGCTGTGTCAGTCTGCACGAAACGCTGGATGATTCGGACGAAGGCCGCAGCTTCCTCGACAGTCTCGAAGACACCGACAGCAAGAACCCCGAAGAGCGGCTGGCCGAGCACCAGCTGACCCATGAACTGGCCGCGCACCTGGAAAAACTCACGGAAAAAGAGCGGCTGGTCATCTCCCTTTATTATTATGAAGAACTGAGTCAGAAGGAGATTGCCGAGGTGCTCGAGCTCTCCGAAGGGCGGGTTTCCCAGCTGCACAGCCAGGCCCTGCTCAAGCTCAAAGTCAAGATGCAGAAACGTCAGCCATAG
- the flhF gene encoding flagellar biosynthesis protein FlhF, producing MQVKVFQSENMATALRMVKETLGPDALILSTRTVRKGGGFFGKPLLEVTAAVEPETAKPALNKPVAAARPARTYASVADDIRYEDIWAGRRTSPVMEEPPARRPQPASVPVDTLRGEIDELRSLVQGFVREMAERKPEPAPPAPRWAEPALPARKGQDAWLAPVMAELSARGLEDEVAETIARYAGEKLTPQQVYSPGVLDSFFHDALTDLVQVSGPVFRPGEARRLALVGPTGVGKTTTIAKLAADYLLQGGQSVALVTIDTYRIAAVEQLKVYGEIMNVPVEVVVRPEQMEQVFARHRDKDLILIDTAGRSPKDDVSLRELGEFLHPDYAIENHLVLSATTRERDLGEVIRRFQGLGLKSLMFTKLDECESLGALINVPVRHNFPISYLGNGQRVPEDLLLAEARRVAGLILGKE from the coding sequence ATGCAAGTTAAAGTCTTTCAATCGGAAAACATGGCGACCGCCCTGAGGATGGTCAAGGAAACTCTGGGGCCCGATGCCCTCATCCTTTCCACCCGCACCGTGCGCAAAGGCGGCGGCTTTTTCGGTAAGCCGCTGCTGGAGGTAACGGCCGCCGTCGAACCGGAGACCGCCAAGCCGGCCCTGAATAAGCCCGTGGCTGCGGCCAGGCCGGCGCGGACCTACGCCAGCGTCGCCGACGATATCCGTTATGAAGATATCTGGGCCGGTCGCCGGACTTCGCCGGTGATGGAGGAGCCGCCCGCGCGCCGCCCCCAGCCTGCCAGCGTTCCAGTCGACACCTTGCGCGGCGAAATCGACGAACTGCGCTCACTGGTCCAGGGCTTTGTCCGGGAGATGGCCGAGCGCAAGCCCGAGCCTGCTCCGCCGGCGCCGCGTTGGGCCGAACCCGCCCTCCCGGCGCGCAAAGGGCAGGATGCCTGGCTGGCGCCGGTCATGGCTGAGCTCAGTGCCCGCGGCCTCGAAGATGAGGTGGCCGAGACCATCGCCCGTTATGCCGGCGAGAAGCTGACGCCGCAGCAGGTGTACAGCCCCGGCGTGCTGGACAGCTTCTTTCACGACGCCCTCACTGATCTAGTGCAGGTCAGTGGCCCGGTCTTCCGCCCTGGCGAGGCCCGTCGACTGGCCCTGGTTGGTCCCACCGGGGTCGGCAAAACGACGACCATTGCCAAACTGGCGGCCGATTATCTCCTGCAGGGCGGGCAGAGCGTCGCCCTGGTGACCATCGACACCTACCGTATCGCCGCCGTGGAGCAGCTCAAGGTCTACGGCGAAATCATGAATGTTCCCGTCGAGGTGGTTGTCCGGCCCGAACAGATGGAGCAGGTTTTCGCCCGCCACCGGGACAAAGACCTCATTCTCATCGACACTGCCGGCCGCAGCCCCAAAGACGATGTCAGCCTGCGCGAACTCGGGGAATTTCTGCACCCCGATTATGCCATCGAGAATCATCTGGTCCTTTCCGCCACCACCCGCGAACGGGATCTGGGCGAGGTCATCCGTCGTTTTCAGGGTCTTGGCCTTAAAAGTCTGATGTTCACCAAGCTGGATGAGTGCGAAAGTCTGGGCGCCCTGATCAATGTGCCGGTACGTCACAACTTTCCCATTTCCTATCTGGGCAACGGTCAGCGGGTTCCTGAAGATCTTCTGCTGGCCGAGGCGCGCCGGGTAGCCGGTCTCATTCTGGGAAAAGAGTAA
- the fliP gene encoding flagellar type III secretion system pore protein FliP (The bacterial flagellar biogenesis protein FliP forms a type III secretion system (T3SS)-type pore required for flagellar assembly.), with protein MKTRFFWLLAILLLLPALAQAAPLPTISFGITEAEGPQQVSTAMQVLLLLTVLSMAPAILLMTTAFTRIVIVLSFVRQAMGTQGMPPNQIIIGLALFLTLFIMAPVYNQVNDTALQPYLAETISQEQAFDQALIPVREFMFAHTDEKDLALLMEIAKQPAPESRADIPTLSLVPAFMLSELKRAFQMGFMIFIPFLVIDMVVASVLMSMGMMMLPPIIISLPFKLLLFVLVDGWALVVGSLVQSFY; from the coding sequence ATGAAGACGCGGTTTTTCTGGCTGTTGGCAATACTTCTTCTGCTGCCGGCTCTGGCTCAGGCCGCGCCGCTGCCGACGATCAGCTTCGGGATAACGGAAGCCGAAGGTCCCCAGCAGGTCTCCACCGCCATGCAGGTGCTGCTGCTGCTCACCGTTCTGTCCATGGCGCCGGCCATCCTGCTCATGACCACGGCTTTTACCCGCATCGTCATTGTCCTGTCCTTTGTGCGGCAGGCCATGGGGACGCAGGGAATGCCGCCCAACCAGATCATCATCGGCCTGGCGCTCTTTCTCACCCTCTTCATCATGGCGCCCGTCTACAACCAGGTCAACGATACGGCCCTGCAGCCCTATCTGGCCGAGACCATCAGCCAGGAGCAGGCTTTCGATCAGGCCCTGATTCCGGTGCGCGAATTCATGTTCGCCCACACGGACGAAAAAGACCTGGCCCTGCTCATGGAGATCGCCAAACAGCCGGCGCCGGAAAGCCGCGCCGATATTCCGACCCTCAGTCTGGTCCCCGCGTTCATGCTTTCCGAGCTCAAGCGGGCTTTCCAGATGGGGTTCATGATCTTCATCCCCTTTCTGGTCATCGACATGGTCGTGGCTTCGGTGCTCATGTCCATGGGGATGATGATGCTGCCGCCGATTATTATTTCACTTCCATTCAAGCTGCTTCTCTTCGTTCTGGTCGATGGCTGGGCCCTGGTGGTTGGCTCGCTGGTGCAGAGTTTCTATTGA